The following DNA comes from Vigna radiata var. radiata cultivar VC1973A chromosome 4, Vradiata_ver6, whole genome shotgun sequence.
CCCTTTCATACGAGACCATTTTAATGCAGATAAACGCTTTTTCTCATCGGATTCCATCTTTCTCTCTGCACTTCATCTCATTGGATCTATGTATGTGTGCCCAGTTGCTTGGTGACAACTCTCGTATACCAGTATCATGCTTTTTCCTATGAGGGTTTTCCGAAAACATCATGCAGCAACAACAATGTTTTTGTGTCTTCTCTAATTAAGATTGTCAACACTACTTTAAATTTCTCAACGGCtacaaaaatttacttttaatgttgtattttttattaaataaaattgtgttaatAACTCTTTCTGCTGTAAACTCTAACCCTAAACTTATCTCAGCcgtgtttgaaaattttaatttcatttggacatttttcaatttaaaaatgcattaaaattaaaatctttatttatattcctCATAGATTCTCTtagaaaaccaaaaattaagCCACATTAAAATGGGGTGAATTAATTtgatagataaattaaattttcttgaatggataaaaatgaatataGGTCGCTATATTCAAGAACttttttgattaattgtttGTCCATAGGCTGTCTTTCATAGTGCAactaaaatcatgttatatttgaaaataagaaatattattgtataagttataatttttttttctaaaataatttatgcatctttacaacaataacaataaaagtaatgaaattttattatttttatgtgatattaaaaataaagaacaatcTCAAACATCTTTAAAGCAAGATTATCTTAAAACAAGATACtttgcaacaaaaaaaaaatgaaataaaatgaacaaaaaatatattttttaatttttttgtatatttgaaaatatattgaaaatgacATGTTTAAAGTAactagattaaatatatttaaataagatttaATGGGCTATCCTTACTTTTACTgatcatttaaaaaatgtcCAAGTTAGtatatctaaatatatattttgttgaaacATCCccttatttttatgttgaaactaaataatatttagagtttgaatgaaattgtttgatgaaagCTTTCTAAAGGAACTCAAAATtcataggaaaataaaattttaacaccattttttaacaccattttgacactgcacacgtgtcaaaatgtggttggatgatttcaaattaataagacaaactttggtttttttcttccaaacatatccctgtctcaacttttttaatttgaaattgtctaatcacattttgacacgtgtgcaatgtcaaaatagtgtcaaaaaatggtgttaaaatatcgtTTTCCAAATTCATAATATCTGAATTTAGTTTTTAGGGTAAACTTAAGAAGTTATactgtaaatattttaagaaactcATAAATTCAAGTTtcaagtttaattaataaataaattcttgtTAAAGTAAAGTTGCCTGATATGATGACATGAGttaagatataattttataatagaatatttttaagtcatgagttattaaatttttataaatataaataaaaaatcataaaaaatagatttttataaaattttgtgattGACTAGCAGAAACATTATGTACAAACTCACAATGAATGAAACCTtaccaataaaaaataacaaatctgTCACATGAAAATTATTTCAACTTTTATCAGAACATGAACAATAGGAAATCAATGGGTTTGACACACCCGACAAAGCAAATTCAAGAGACCGAATTGTGCCAAAATACAAATAGTAACTAATCTATTGGTGAGAACCTAACTAGAACGTTATAGGATCAATACTTCATATCAAAAAGGATTCTTGTCTCCTCTAACCCTTGTCCTCTTCTTCAGggtcaaacaaaaaataagttattttttaaaaactaaaattaatgtgtctatgagtaaaaaattaatgacatttttttcatattaatttatataaagagTAAACTTTATGAATAAACTTcctctgattttatttttaattcattcttctattattgtatatatggtttatcttatttcatttaTCAGCCTGAGTGTTTTATGAAAATGATAACTACACCATATTGTTCATGAAATCCTTCaacttgatatattttttctatgaaCCTTTAATAAAGAGAGATTtgattttttcttacaaaaggAAACAATAATAGTTGAGGATTAGTCTtgtaatttacaaataaattatcaattataaaaacTGTTGAAAGTCTCTCACCGACTAGAAATAAAGcaaatttatgatatatatatatatatatatatatatatatatataaactttatcttacaagttggttttgtaaaattgagttaaatttaaatccATTTCTTAACATCGTATTATCCCaatgatatttgttgtttgttaggcATATTGTATTCAAGTCTTTAACAAAAtcgtaattataaatataatggtTTTGATTCCTCCCAAAAGATCAATAaacaaacttatttattttcaattttattacattttatattttggttcctcaattttatatatatctataaaataaagttttgaaactctcaaaatttgtataaaGATCCATTGATCAAACAGATATAAATGACATATATAATTGAATCTTACTAGAAATACAAGTATGAGTTTAAATAAGTCttattttgaataaagtttaaatctaaatcttacattaaataaaaatgatgaagttgatataaaaaataatattcataagtCTATTATCTTAAGGTTGAGTTGAAGGTTGTGTCAttcttttgtattaaatatattcatgTTTTATTGGTGTTGAATCTTCACGTTAATTATTCttcaaatcaaatccaattacaattatatatagatGTATTGAATAACTTagtgaataattttttcattttacttatGTTTAGTATATACCAATAAATTatgtcaaatataatatttgtccACCATAGCATATGAAAGTCTCTTGCATTAACATAaataacacaaatatatatttactgaTAAAACAAGTAATTTAGAGATATACATGGTGACAATAAAAGAAGTACAGGTGGATTTAGCATTCCAAATTATTCATCATCTtcttaatgtatttataatgataaaagaaaagatcaatTTAGGTAAATTGAATTGGTGCCAAATAACAACTCTAGTTATTGAATTTTTGAGTTGTTTTCAGATGCAACGAATGTAGGTTATCCACACAAAAGTAGATAGATCTATGAATCATCTTTTACCTTTCTATAATAGACACATGGATAATATTATCTTCTCATGTTTCCATTCATACATAACtaaattcattaaatcaaaatttcttctattattattGGATGATTGTTTCAGTTCATGGGGGAATCTTTTTGAACTTAGAAAACGTCTTGTTTGTATATGTTAAAACCGTTTGTATATATAATACACTATTAccagtaaaaataaataaatattttttagatggTTATATATGTACTTTCTAGggataatatagttttaatctcttattaaaagtttaattaagtcAAGTTTTAACGTTCCTCATTATAAAAAAGCACTATGACTCTTGAGTAATTTATCtcactttatattaaaaagtagagTCTTCAAAATATGCAtttgtcagtttttttttttttgaaatttctttatttttgttttataacatCTTATCTCAAACATATATTCCATATTATAACTTACTcgatgaaaaatattattaaactattgtgaatttttcattttagaacatcctataaaagataattttaaagtaaactTTTAGAAAAACACAAAAGTATGAATtggaaatataatgaaaatagtatttttgtAGTATTCCAATCAGCACGAGCTTCACAAAAGATAAAAGAGCTTaagaaaagaattattaaaagttgaaaaaggcaATACTTATTGAACTCATAAAAAGAATGGGATACACTTTTTGTTTGTAAGTGAAGGAAAGAGATTTTAAAAGTGTgacccaaaatacaaattttaaggTCCAAATAAAGCATCATCATATAAAATGCATTCAACATTAATTAACTTTTGGGACCAAAAAATAACCTTaactttacatattattttttcaattcaagaTGGAATAAATCTACAAAATTCCTCAATTCTAACGCATAATAACTAAcaattatgttaattaattcACTCACTTTATTAACCGTTTACTTCTAACCAAGCAATaaatatgcatatatatgtatgtagagtaaacttttaatatcataaaccaaaatagaaaaaacagcTTAAATTCATGAATGAAAGAGaacaaaagaatatataaataacgaAGATTCatctaaaattaatcaaaattgagatagaaatgaaaaaaaaaggctcttattaattttgaacaaaacatcttttattaagagaaataaaatacaattattgtTTTCCCATCCTTGCAAATAACTCATAATTTTAGCCTAATATATTAGAATACAAATATTGAATTGttcaattatgaaaaaataatttttaaagaaaaaaaaacataaataataaattgaagaaataaatgCATTGGacataagagagagaaagagaaagaatgtgCCCCTAAAACCCCAAACTAAGCCCccaaccctaaaataaaagctCTTCAATCTTTCCCTTCCCTCTCACACACACTTACAAATTTCcctcttcactttctctctcttctttctctctcttagcCTATGCCACTTTCTCTTTCACCCTgaattttttcttccttcaccATTTTCCCTCTCAATCAAATGGGAAAGTACATGAAGAAATCTAAAATCTCCGGTGACGTCGCCGCCCTAATCATGGAGTCACCGCCGCCGCACTCGCACCTTGGCGTCCGTACGCGCGCCAAAACCCTCGCGCTCCAGAACTCGCCCCAAACTCCCGACTCCGCCGTGTACCTCCAGCTCCGCAGCCGCCGCCTCCTCAAGATACCCCCTCCCATCCCGGAAAAGCCCCGACGTTGTGCCGCCGCCGATTCTGCCCCCAATTCCCGCCTCTCCCAAACTGCGCTCTCCAAAACGCCTTCGTCCCGCTCCGCTGAAAAGTTCGCGCCTTTAGATGACGACAACGCTGAATGCTCCTTTGGTCAAAATTTCCTAGACGTCGAAGGCAGAGACGAAAGGTATATTCTCTTTCTTCAATTTCccccctttttttcttcctcgGTTTTTTCCCTTGagtttttggattttgttttcttcgtgtgttttgttaaaatttcatcctttttctttgcAACGTGATTCTGATacttttatttgagtttttttaaatattttattggcatgtttttcttttaggtTTTTGCTTCAGAATCTTACTGGTTTTTTCTTCATGCatttgttgttgattttttggGGGCTAAAGTGtgtatttgtaataaaaaagagTATTTCAAAGTTCGATTATAGTAAAATTTAGAGATTTTAAAGATGGGTTTACTCATGAAATTTGACAGGAAAAACATAAGAACTTTTTCTATAAGCATTATTTTTAAGACTAACATCTTAAAATGATTTCAGGgactattt
Coding sequences within:
- the LOC106758801 gene encoding cyclin-dependent kinase inhibitor 4 yields the protein MGKYMKKSKISGDVAALIMESPPPHSHLGVRTRAKTLALQNSPQTPDSAVYLQLRSRRLLKIPPPIPEKPRRCAAADSAPNSRLSQTALSKTPSSRSAEKFAPLDDDNAECSFGQNFLDVEGRDERSTRESTPCSLIRDPNVIHTPGSTTRQRTLQKKHDHIQRNIPPAHELEEFFAYAEKQQQKMFMEKYNFDIVNDVPLPGRYEWVPVLH